One genomic segment of Gossypium arboreum isolate Shixiya-1 chromosome 3, ASM2569848v2, whole genome shotgun sequence includes these proteins:
- the LOC108475539 gene encoding cyclin-D2-1-like isoform X2, with the protein MPLRPSISRIFIITIIQMSLSHSHSTPLNSSSVSAASSGSTGLSCGEDAGEVVTWEPEPFSGHHDKYYPNPDENAISRLIDSESHHMPLPDYLRRCQDRYVDVISRQDSINWMLKVHAHYHFSPVTAFLSVNYFDRYLSSYSLPQANGWPFQLLSVACLSLAAKMEEPQVPLLLDLQVFEPRFVFEPKTIQRMELRVMAALNWRLCSVTPFDYLHYFISKLPSCSTRLPDSFSSIVAASSDLILNTTRVLDFLRFAPSTMAAAALLCATGDSLECPACDVFFHESVNREMVRSCHQLMDEYLVDTCPSTRFKELRVEQPSTAPPSPVGVLDAAACSSCDTRSEIPGSSSSQEEPPPKRLRSSDPDVQQT; encoded by the exons ATGCCGTTGCGGCCGTCCATCAGCCGCATCTTTATCATCACCATCATCCAAATGTCCCTCTCTCACTCTCACTCAACTCCCTTGAACAGTTCCTCTGTCTCCGCTGCTAGTAGCGGCAGCACCGGTTTGTCTTGCGGTGAGGACGCTGGTGAAGTGGTAACCTGGGAACCCGAACCGTTTTCCGGCCACCATGACAAGTATTATCCCAATCCCGATGAGAATGCCATTTCAAGACTCATCGACTCGGAATCCCATCATATGCCTTTACCCGATTATCTCCGCCGTTGCCAGGACCGTTACGTCGACGTTATATCCCGTCAAGACTCCATTAATTGGATGCTAAAG GTGCATGCACACTATCATTTCAGTCCAGTAACGGCGTTCCTCTCCGTCAACTACTTCGATCGTTACCTCTCTTCTTACTCACTTCcg CAAGCAAATGGGTGGCCGTTTCAGCTTCTATCAGTGGCGTGCTTATCATTGGCAGCGAAAATGGAAGAACCCCAAGTGCCATTGTTACTGGACCTTCAAGTATTCGAACCCAGATTCGTTTTCGAACCTAAAACCATCCAAAGAATGGAGCTTCGTGTAATGGCTGCTCTTAATTGGAGATTATGTTCAGTAACTCCCTTTGATTATCTCCATTACTTCATCTCTAAGCTCCCTTCTTGCTCGACCCGATTACCCGATTCGTTTTCTTCTATTGTCGCTGCTTCTTCGGATCTCATTCTCAACACCACCCGTG TACTGGATTTCCTCCGATTTGCGCCGTCGACGATGGCAGCCGCCGCCTTGCTTTGTGCTACCGGAGACAGTTTGGAATGTCCGGCTTGTGACGTTTTTTTTCACGAGAGTGTAAACAGA GAAATGGTGAGAAGCTGTCACCAACTAATGGATGAATACCTCGTCGACACGTGTCCATCTACTCGATTCAAGGAGTTAAGAGTCGAGCAGCCGTCAACCGCGCCACCAAGCCCAGTCGGCGTGCTCGACGCGGCCGCTTGCAGCAGTTGTGACACGCGCTCCGAAATTCCCGGCTCTAGCAGCAGCCAAGAAGAGCCGCCACCCAAGCGGTTACGGTCCTCTGATCCGGATGTACAGCAAACGTAA
- the LOC108475539 gene encoding cyclin-D1-1-like isoform X1, producing the protein MPLRPSISRIFIITIIQMSLSHSHSTPLNSSSVSAASSGSTGLSCGEDAGEVVTWEPEPFSGHHDKYYPNPDENAISRLIDSESHHMPLPDYLRRCQDRYVDVISRQDSINWMLKVHAHYHFSPVTAFLSVNYFDRYLSSYSLPQANGWPFQLLSVACLSLAAKMEEPQVPLLLDLQVFEPRFVFEPKTIQRMELRVMAALNWRLCSVTPFDYLHYFISKLPSCSTRLPDSFSSIVAASSDLILNTTRGNTSNLYKRKSRFLLKFVKLLFLVFTVLDFLRFAPSTMAAAALLCATGDSLECPACDVFFHESVNREMVRSCHQLMDEYLVDTCPSTRFKELRVEQPSTAPPSPVGVLDAAACSSCDTRSEIPGSSSSQEEPPPKRLRSSDPDVQQT; encoded by the exons ATGCCGTTGCGGCCGTCCATCAGCCGCATCTTTATCATCACCATCATCCAAATGTCCCTCTCTCACTCTCACTCAACTCCCTTGAACAGTTCCTCTGTCTCCGCTGCTAGTAGCGGCAGCACCGGTTTGTCTTGCGGTGAGGACGCTGGTGAAGTGGTAACCTGGGAACCCGAACCGTTTTCCGGCCACCATGACAAGTATTATCCCAATCCCGATGAGAATGCCATTTCAAGACTCATCGACTCGGAATCCCATCATATGCCTTTACCCGATTATCTCCGCCGTTGCCAGGACCGTTACGTCGACGTTATATCCCGTCAAGACTCCATTAATTGGATGCTAAAG GTGCATGCACACTATCATTTCAGTCCAGTAACGGCGTTCCTCTCCGTCAACTACTTCGATCGTTACCTCTCTTCTTACTCACTTCcg CAAGCAAATGGGTGGCCGTTTCAGCTTCTATCAGTGGCGTGCTTATCATTGGCAGCGAAAATGGAAGAACCCCAAGTGCCATTGTTACTGGACCTTCAAGTATTCGAACCCAGATTCGTTTTCGAACCTAAAACCATCCAAAGAATGGAGCTTCGTGTAATGGCTGCTCTTAATTGGAGATTATGTTCAGTAACTCCCTTTGATTATCTCCATTACTTCATCTCTAAGCTCCCTTCTTGCTCGACCCGATTACCCGATTCGTTTTCTTCTATTGTCGCTGCTTCTTCGGATCTCATTCTCAACACCACCCGTGGTAATACTTCTAATCTTTACAAAAGAAAAAGCAGATTCTTATTGAAATTCGTTAAACTTTTGTTTTTGGTATTTACAGTACTGGATTTCCTCCGATTTGCGCCGTCGACGATGGCAGCCGCCGCCTTGCTTTGTGCTACCGGAGACAGTTTGGAATGTCCGGCTTGTGACGTTTTTTTTCACGAGAGTGTAAACAGA GAAATGGTGAGAAGCTGTCACCAACTAATGGATGAATACCTCGTCGACACGTGTCCATCTACTCGATTCAAGGAGTTAAGAGTCGAGCAGCCGTCAACCGCGCCACCAAGCCCAGTCGGCGTGCTCGACGCGGCCGCTTGCAGCAGTTGTGACACGCGCTCCGAAATTCCCGGCTCTAGCAGCAGCCAAGAAGAGCCGCCACCCAAGCGGTTACGGTCCTCTGATCCGGATGTACAGCAAACGTAA